tttgttccatgtgttctacacaaacacgtttgttgcaccacttttaatcgtctaaattgttggttttgctactgcaagtgatatatactgtataaatatatatatgtaaagatAAATagaaagggaaaaaataaatcgtacaaattacctccttccaatgaacaatgcacactgaactttgacctgtgaagagaaagagaaacaaagaacatatacacaaacacaggggttgAGGAAAGATGAGAGGGACTGACAGTAGAAGACAGAAGCCCTGTGTAGGTCTAACTGCGAAACTCATCTCCTTCGCTAGAatgccaagactgaaaacagtttcgattgccaactaaacaaaatcttctaccttggcactcaggagccatgcatgcaatctttgttttattttcttttttgaattttttgtagcAAAGCCAGCAATTTCTTGATACTTGCTCTATCTGAGGAATGTGGGTGACGTAAAACGATGAGGCTGCCTTCTTGGGGCTCTTGGTGGCTTTTTTAGAGGCAGCAGCGGGTTTCTTGGCCTTCTTGGGGGACTTCTTAGCTGCGGGCTTCTTGGCTGTTACCTTCTTGGGTTTCTTTGCGGcctttttcactttaggagcggcggcttttttggccgcgggtttcttcgcctcggtctgcttcttgttgagcttgaaagatcctgaggcgccggtgcccttggtctgcaccaggatgtccttggtcaccaggcttttgacggcgagtttgacgcgggagttgttcttctccacgtcgtatccacctgcagacagagctttcttcagggcggccagggacacgccgctcctctccttggaagcggaaacagctttgacgatcagctcgccgacgctgggacccgctttcttgggtttggccgcggtcttctttttaggagccttggcgggggccgagctggccggtgctggagcttcttctaccatcgttgttggagctaaaacggcgctaagaaagagcgagtgaagcgctgtgctctgttgtacagagactcctccctcttacgagagggggcggggctttatagcacacatgagaactgtgtagactcaactcggccagcgcagcgtctgtgtgcttccgtgacacatgcgcacttgtgttttctcatggcaaataatgattaaaatacaagtcctgatataaaatgcgaggtaataaagtgcacgtcggccgaacataagttctctcgttcatgtaaaagcccgcaaagggaacctaacgatgctctgtttccttgtgttctgctaaaacagcacaccgctcctgatgcgtaaagcgacgcagcgcacatttcacatcttattacacgtaaaaatatgctgaggaaacccgatcttcttgtagacacagGCTGAAAAGAGCAAACCAGACCTTGGTGTTTTCCACATGCATTTATAAGCGGATGTGAGCTTCATTTTCTACTAGAAAAATAGGCTGTTTAgtgcgaagtaaaacacagctaccaagcaggactaggtcgagtccagggtgcttaactgtcatagctgaaagaacaaatggaaaaaataataataaacataataatttagaataatgatgaagataataagaagaatattaCAATACACTgacatttatttctgttagTTCTACTCATTTGTGCTGTAAGTTCTACAGAACATCCCCGTGTCAGCTTTAAGTTCACATATACTGactcacatttttaaaacaacacatggatctctatctctctcacacacacgcacacacacacacctgtaaaagCTAGCAACAAACACAAGCATTGTCCatgtatatattacacatttttaaacactatttaacCCACAGGTTTTATTTACCTTCAATAAAAACTCCTACACCGCTGCAGGTGTTTTAGTTGTACATTTTTTCCCCTAACAtgtctctaatgctactttcacaagcactgaaaggtttctaaagcattttgtttgttttattccaATTTAACTTAAATTTTATCATACACTGCTCTATTCTCCCACTCTGTCTTATATCCTAGTATGGGTTATTTTTTGGGCTACATTGTCATGTTTCTTTGTCCcacctaattgtacaatacattttacatgtttaaaactgcaaaattattaaaattacacTTTAGTTGCAGAAAAAAATCATGTGTAATACATCAAATCGATTGTGGACCAATTTACTGAGGAAAAGCTACAGTGgccaagaagtgcaaaacaatttaacattttagaaaacaaatttacaagagctgaaacacttttaccaatgccgaaacaaatttacaaacggccgatctgacggaaagggtaggtacaatacacaggaagtgctcaTTGCTTACCTGTTGCCAATCAAACTGTTTTGCAGGGatgaagtgaacggagtttgtgatggtaacgctaaacaatagtgatgtgcagatgaagccacattaaagcttttgaagtttttcctgattgtgctgaaaatagctgagtgggggaggaggggggtggttatagggttgcacctatacaAAATATAAcgtgtcttacaccgtcatgagaacattatcaatatgttttatttagggtgtttaacaaatattattgtcattctttataataataagtcagatccatattttaggcaaaacaaggcactctgcccactgcgctactcatacagcggtgtattaaacaggttgttatgctgataaacctgctcacacacaccgttactaagaattaaAGCGaatacttaatataataaccaaacgctttctaatttccacggtagcagcagtatccttctgtttcatacaaagctcatcctgtatcagttcaatacggaacgtggcgtttagtctccaaataaagaacgattctgtattttacggggTGGTTGGTAACCCTACACTCTaaaaagaaatgtgttaaaaacgaCACACACTATGTGGAATTTCAACACGTGAGGAGTGTGCTCAGGGAcgacacatactgtatgttgtgtatatatatacagtgtatcacaaaagtgagtacacccctcacatttctgcaaatatttcattatatcttttcatgggacaacactatagacatgaaacttggatataacttagagtagtcagtgtacagcttgtatagcagtgtagatttactgtcttctgaaaataactcaacacacagccattaatgtctaaatagctggcaacataagtgagtacaccccacagtgaacatgtccaaattgtgcccaaagtgtcaatagtAGGTGGTataggtggtttagacattaatggctgtatattgagttattttgagggaagaataaatttacactgttatataagctgcacacagactacttttcattgtgtcaaagtgtcattttgtcagtgttgtcccatgaaaagatatacttaaatatctgcagaaatgtgaggggtgtactcacttttgtgatacactgtatatatatatatatatatatatatatattaaagcaataagccacgagaggccgtgcgttactgcaattttatcacggggatgacgttttcgGCACGACGCGTagcgaagtgtgtgtgtgtgtgtgtgtgtgtgtgtgtgaatgaatgaagccCCAGCTCGTTAGCTGCATTAAACTCATGGTTAATTGTAATGCAGTCACCATTTTGTGAATCCACATGTGcatgttaataaatgtatttgcaaaTTATTTGTACATTGACATGTAGTAAGTCATGTCAGTTTAATGAGAGTTAACTCAGTTTTAGTTTCACATTTCTTACCAGTGTTGGAAGTGATAAATATCTCAGGAAAACATTGTTCATGAgttgtatattataatatatatatgatgTTATGATTTTGGAACATTATAATAGACATGTAGTctattgtacagtatattatatgaGTGCTATGTATAATAGACATGTATCATAGACATCCTTTAAAAGggtattgtattttttgtttctttgttataTAAGTGTAACAAATATACTTTTGCATCTGACGTTGAGAATTGTAGCTAAAATGTTTGAGTACTGTAGCTAAGATGTGAGTAAATGGTTTAtgtatttgttcattcattccagTAAAAGTTCTAACTGAGAAAACATCAGGGGTAAAAcacatgtgtatttgtgtaagcGTAATTGTGTGTCAGAATCTAAGTGTggatgtatatatgagtgtgtgtgcatgtgagtttGTTGGTGTGCATGTCTATGTATACGTGTGTGAGCGTGTCTATGTATacgtgtgtgagcatgtgtatgtgtgcatgtctatgtatacgtgtgtctattgtgtgtgtgtttgtgtatgagtgtgcagttgcagagagaggtgttcaggcccagtgAGCTCAGCTGTCCAatcagatgctgaggaatgatggtgttgaatgctgagctgaaGTTAAACAGCATCCTAACATACAGATGTGTCATTTCTGTCCACATGTGTTAGAGCCAGATGAGGTGTGGTGGCTATGGCATCATCTGTTGAGCGGTTGGTATGATACatgaactgcagtgggtccattgaGGGGGACAGCGGGGTCTTAACATGCTTAATGACGAGtttctcaaagcacttcatgacaAGAGGTGTGAGAGCTACAGGACGATAGTGGTTGAGGCAGGACACTGACCACTTCTTTAACAAAGGCACGATGATGGTTTGTGGCACTAttctgtattcattcattcatagtctgttttaccaaagctttatcttggtcagggttgcagtgggtctggtaaCCATTGGAGAATGAGCTGAGTGAGATTGTGTagttaattgtttattatttgtgtttttgctgtttttggTTCGACCTAAATCTATTTTAAGTGATTGTTTAAATCTAGTGTGTGGTGCAGAGGTCTGGGAACAATTTGTGGTTCCAGaaactttttacttataaattCTCACACTAACAGATATTTGATCAATTATAAACTAGCTGAACTAACAAAATATTTGTGTCGTGGCTCTGTAGCTCTTTCagttcatgtgatttgttaatcaTTTTGTCTCTGAGAACTTGAGGAATCTTCTTCACATTCACAGTGATTGTTACATGAAACTACATTGAAACCAGGTGTTATTTACACAataacctttatttttatttaaggtctttcacacacacacagtcttctTTCTATAATCTTCATCCACGCAGATGCCTGTAgaataaacacacaagaaattacattacagaaacacaaaatacaatcaatatTTTAATAGTTTCATGTTATTACTTCTACTTATCCTAATTATATTAGCTTTACAATCTTTGTTAGTATTCTCTGTGATCTAGACCATATTACAAGATCTTTTAGATCTTTTAACTTATTAAGTCTGTTTCATTCTTACTAACCCTAACCTCATACTGTTCTCTGTAAACCACTCATGCTGAAGGATTTCTTTAAGGCTGAGACGTTTTTCAGGCTGTTTCTCCAGACACCTACTTATCAGATGGTAGCATGCTGTGTGCAGTgataaaatgatattaaaatgttgttGTATTTAAAACTAGATTTCTTATTTACACTTTCTATCATCGTAATGACAATATAAACTTGATCAAactttttaaatcatgttttcaTGCAGGTTTTACAGACTGTGTGTTTCTAGATCTTAATGTGAGctgcttccattttcttactgtCAGAAAGTTCAGGTAAAAAGTCCAGGCCCCCATCAACAATCTCCACTTCATCCCCGAACGGCATCTCTCCACAAACTATGGTGTGCAGGAGTACGCCCAGACTCCACACAGTAGCAGGGCAGTCATACATTTCCTTCTCAACTATCCACTCAGGTGGAGCGTATGACTTAGTGCCTGAGTGAAAGGGAGAAATGCTTTAGAGAAATACTTCTCCACTCAAATCCATTTCATTCTGTAACTAAGTACTTCTGAGGGGAACTTACCTGAAAATGAGGTGTACGCTGTTTCCTTGTGTAAGTCCCCACAGCCAAAGTCGATCAGCTTGACCTCCAGTGTCTCTGTGTTCACCAGAAGATTTTCTGGCTTGATGTCCCGGTGAAAAACTCCACAATCATGGCAGTGAATTGCAGCCAGAACCACCTGCCACATGATGAGCTGAGCCACAGCTTCATTCATTGGGAACTGCTGAATGAAGTCAAAGAGGTCCATACAGGGGACGGGTCGCTCCAGGATTAGGATGTAGTGCTCGGGCGTGTCAAACCAATCCAGTAGTTTCAGCACAGAATTACAGTGAGGTGGCTTGGATACCATCTTCATTAACTCCACCTCCGCAGGAAGTGGGTACTTCTCTCCAGGCTAATAGAACAACAGACAAGGTTTGGAATCAGTAGTAGGTCTAAACTATGATGAGCAGGTCTGTTAGTAAAGATCTGGGCTGGTCTAAGGCAGTAAGTGGACCAACAGTTTTGGTCTAGATCTGGTCTATGAAGGTTTTTATCTTGTCTAAACCTTGTTGAGTCTTTGTGATACTTTattagtaaaagaaaaagatgaaCTTACAATAGTGATGAATCTGTCGCGGGGGTCCTTCAGCACATATTTCACAGCAACCTgttcacaaatacaaacacaattagTGGATTTAGTTGTacagaagtaataataataaacattagggTTTAGTTAAAGAATCTCATCATCCAAATAGAACATTTCTCCTTCTGATTGTATCTTATTAATGTGTAATGCTCTACACTTCCTGtcttgtgtttatgtgctgatGTTCACCTGTTTCCCATCTGCATTACAAACACCAGCATAAACCGCACCACAGCCTCCTTCTCCCAGCAGCTCTCCCACAGTGTAGCAACAatcaaaactctctgtaaaagtgatttttattccaTTTAAGTCAAATTCACATAGAAAATGTACATCATATCAGCAGTACTAAATATCTGTTATATAAAGGCTGTCAGTGGTGTTTGGCTGTATTCTGTATTTCTGCAGGTGTAATATAATCTCTATTGGTTGATGTAGCAGGTAACAGATGTACAACAATATATTATTACAGGAATTAGTGGAGATTAAACTGACCTTCATGGTTCAGGATGTTGAAGAAATGAACGCTGGTGGTTGGATCCTCTGGGCTTTCTTCATTGCTCAGGATTTCTTCTTCTGCACCTACAGAACAAACCCCTGAAAAGCTGTATGTACTATACTTACCACCGCTCTCAACAGAGGCATCAGAGTCATTCAACTCAGCAGCACATTCAAAGATCACTTCACCAAGGCTGATCTCAGCTACAGAGGCTAAAGGTCAAAGGTAGGAAGGTGTCGAGGGAAGAAGGTGAAACAGAAACAGTCAAACAGAAACAGTTCAGCTATTTTGAAGCTAAAGTCTGCAGGTAAGGTTTGATTCAGCTGTAATCTCAATATTACCTGAAGCTTCAGATGCTTTTTGATGCTGATCTGAGTCTGAACTAACTGCAGACAATGACGACTTCCTGTCTAGTGTCTATCAAACAGATCATACTGGTGTTACAcagatgcaaataaaatatcatACAGGGAACAACATCACAATTCAcacttaatgtttttaaatgagagACTTTGTGTTGCTGTATTATTACATCATTAGATATATACACGTCTCAGTGATTCTCAGAAGGTGTTACCTCCCAGCTGTCTGATCTGCCAGCATCATCAGGCTTGGTAATGATGTTCTGTATTACTTTCATCCAAGCCTGTCCAATCTCTTCTGAATCAGCTTTCAAAAAACAcctccttcacacacacacacacacacacaatacacattttaataatataatttatgtattttgtgtgaGAAAGGTGTttacaaatgtaatatatataaatgagtaTTATTATTGAACAGCACTCACTTAGTGGGTGAAACCAGCTGGAAGTGAAAGCTGTGTCTGATGTTCTCACAGTGTTCAATCCTACACAATCTCACATCTTCTAtcagcacagtcgcctcacgctggttacaaacaaacaaaatttacaccaaaaataacacatgatcctaaaagcACATTTTAACAGTTCATGCTGTATAATGTTTAGTTTTACTGAATGTAAAGTGTTCTTGTGTCTATATGAGGttcctccaggtactttggTTACCTTACACAAccccaaagcatgcagaaggtggagtgGCTACCCTGAAATGCCTTTGTGTGTACGTGGGTAgttaaatgggtgagtgagtggtgcTCTGCATGAGCAGGGACAGAGTAGTGTGTTTAGGACAGGACAAGATTGAgacgaatgatctgctgtggtgacccctaactgatttaaatcccagcagtgctattgaccAGCCAGACATCGACACAGACGTCATGGGCCATGTCTCAGGATTGGTGGCTGAAGCCCCTGTGATGATTGGCACTTTGTTCAGgtgattcctgccttgtgtccagtgtttccctgtGTAACCAGACCCCCGAGACCCTGACCAAGGAAAATGAAATCAGGTTGGAAAAGGTCATGTGACTCACCTTAGACTTGCTCTTGTAAATGAGCTGATTGTCCTTAATCATAAACCAGCGCCTgcagagaaaaacacagaaacagCTGCAGCTACTGAATATTACTGACAATATTACTGCAGGAATGAAACTGTTCAGTACATCAGGGTTTGTTCAGTGCTTTATTTCATGTCAACAAGTTTTGTGTATCACTTTTTatctaatataatattttatctgaggatttatttattttgatcagttaattaagtaaataagtgaataaaaaatactgatatttaatgaaaataaaacgtTTTGAATCCACTTGAGCTTTCTACAAACCTGTTCCATGTCTTAAACACATTGCTGGCCCTCTTGAACAGAAATCCCTCCATAACGATTCTGTTCTCTCTGTCCACATCGTATTTCTGTCTGCTGTCCTCATTCAGGTCGTCCTGAGAAGACGTCCGAGGACGGGTCAGACAAACCGGCCAACAAAAGAATCTCTGCATTAAAGAAGCACGTTGGTTCTCACGTCTCTTCTGTTTCTCAGCCATGATGAGTGAAGAGGTGAAAACAGAGCAGCTTCACCAAACCCGAACTTTTATTCCATCAGGATTTAATAGAGGAGCTCAGAACAGCGACTGTGACGTCACCCAGTTCTACAGTGGAGCTGAAACAACTTCAACTCCATTTACagccaatcacacacacacacacatacacatattacacacacacacacacacatattacacacacacacacacacacacacacacacacaattacatattacacacacacacacacacacacacaattacatattacatgtggttactgtgtgtgtattgtacactcagtatcattaaacacacacacacacacacacaattacatattacatgtggttactgtgtgtgtattgtacactcagtatcattaaacacacacacacacacacacacacaattacatattacatgtgattactgtgtgtgcattgtacactcagtatcattaaacacacacacacacacacacacacacacacacacacacacacacacacacacacacacacacacacacacgtcttccAAAAAATAGGACTTAAACATATCATGAATAATAAACTGCGTTTATACTTTAATAAAGCCTCTATAGAGCAGTAAAGAACATGTTGCACTATAGAttagttatttattacattaatgtgttatctttgtgttttaataatctttatattaataattaataagctttaggactgtttgtttgttttttccttttttttttgtaatggcAATATTTTCTGTAATGTAAAATTGATATGCTTTTGTGTGAAGTCATTATTTACTCAGTAATTAAACTTTAGTATTTTAATAGTtaataaaagactaatatagTTATTAAAATAGTGTTTTAAATCGTTAATAATTATCAGTGCGACCATTTTGTGTTtaaattgtgtataaactttattattcattattttattactatgaaTAACACAGTTGATGCTTTTGTATGAAACTGGTGATGTGGGTGTAGGTTTGGTTTTGTGTCACTAGGTGGATCCACTAACACAGTTCATTTAAACTTTCATGTAAATTATATAAACCCAAACCCAAcaaaataaacccaaaataaacaagcactaACATGTTTTACCAAATCTACTTCATTTCTTCcaaaagatctgaaatactaatttgtctg
The window above is part of the Trichomycterus rosablanca isolate fTriRos1 unplaced genomic scaffold, fTriRos1.hap1 scaffold_129, whole genome shotgun sequence genome. Proteins encoded here:
- the LOC134305215 gene encoding calcium-dependent protein kinase 5-like isoform X3 produces the protein MAEKQKRRENQRASLMQRFFCWPVCLTRPRTSSQDDLNEDSRQKYDVDRENRIVMEGFLFKRASNVFKTWNRRWFMIKDNQLIYKSKSKREATVLIEDVRLCRIEHCENIRHSFHFQLVSPTKRCFLKADSEEIGQAWMKVIQNIITKPDDAGRSDSWETLDRKSSLSAVSSDSDQHQKASEASASVAEISLGEVIFECAAELNDSDASVESGGKYSTYSFSGVCSVGAEEEILSNEESPEDPTTSVHFFNILNHEESFDCCYTVGELLGEGGCGAVYAGVCNADGKQVAVKYVLKDPRDRFITIPGEKYPLPAEVELMKMVSKPPHCNSVLKLLDWFDTPEHYILILERPVPCMDLFDFIQQFPMNEAVAQLIMWQVVLAAIHCHDCGVFHRDIKPENLLVNTETLEVKLIDFGCGDLHKETAYTSFSGTKSYAPPEWIVEKEMYDCPATVWSLGVLLHTIVCGEMPFGDEVEIVDGGLDFLPELSDSICVDEDYRKKTVCV
- the LOC134305215 gene encoding serine/threonine-protein kinase pim-2-like isoform X2, which encodes MAEKQKRRENQRASLMQRFFCWPVCLTRPRTSSQDDLNEDSRQKYDVDRENRIVMEGFLFKRASNVFKTWNRRWFMIKDNQLIYKSKSKREATVLIEDVRLCRIEHCENIRHSFHFQLVSPTKRCFLKADSEEIGQAWMKVIQNIITKPDDAGRSDSWETLDRKSSLSAVSSDSDQHQKASEASASVAEISLGEVIFECAAELNDSDASVESGGKYSTYSFSGVCSVGAEEEILSNEESPEDPTTSVHFFNILNHEESFDCCYTVGELLGEGGCGAVYAGVCNADGKQVAVKYVLKDPRDRFITIPGEKYPLPAEVELMKMVSKPPHCNSVLKLLDWFDTPEHYILILERPVPCMDLFDFIQQFPMNEAVAQLIMWQVVLAAIHCHDCGVFHRDIKPENLLVNTETLEVKLIDFGCGDLHKETAYTSFSGTKSYAPPEWIVEKEMYDCPATVWSLGVLLHTIVCGEMPFGDEVEIVDGGLDFLPELSDTCYHLISRCLEKQPEKRLSLKEILQHEWFTENSMRHLRG
- the LOC134305215 gene encoding serine/threonine-protein kinase pim-2-like isoform X1: MAEKQKRRENQRASLMQRFFCWPVCLTRPRTSSQDDLNEDSRQKYDVDRENRIVMEGFLFKRASNVFKTWNRRWFMIKDNQLIYKSKSKREATVLIEDVRLCRIEHCENIRHSFHFQLVSPTKRCFLKADSEEIGQAWMKVIQNIITKPDDAGRSDSWETLDRKSSLSAVSSDSDQHQKASEASASVAEISLGEVIFECAAELNDSDASVESGGKYSTYSFSGVCSVGAEEEILSNEESPEDPTTSVHFFNILNHEESFDCCYTVGELLGEGGCGAVYAGVCNADGKQVAVKYVLKDPRDRFITIPGEKYPLPAEVELMKMVSKPPHCNSVLKLLDWFDTPEHYILILERPVPCMDLFDFIQQFPMNEAVAQLIMWQVVLAAIHCHDCGVFHRDIKPENLLVNTETLEVKLIDFGCGDLHKETAYTSFSGTKSYAPPEWIVEKEMYDCPATVWSLGVLLHTIVCGEMPFGDEVEIVDGGLDFLPELSDTCYHLISRCLEKQPEKRLSLKEILQHEWFTENSMRLGHLRG